One region of Ammospiza caudacuta isolate bAmmCau1 chromosome 22, bAmmCau1.pri, whole genome shotgun sequence genomic DNA includes:
- the CTNNBIP1 gene encoding beta-catenin-interacting protein 1 — protein sequence MNREGVPGKSPEEMYIQQKVRVLLMLRKMGSNLTASEEEFLRTYAGVVNSQLSQLPQHSIDQGAEDVVMAFSRSETEDRRQ from the exons ATGAACCGTGAGGGCGTCCCCGGGAAGAGTCCGGAGGAGATGTACATTCAGCAGAAAGTGAGAGTGCTGCTCATGCTCAGGAAGATGGGATCAAAC CTGACGGCCAGCGAGGAGGAGTTCCTGCGCACGTACGCGGGGGTGGTGAACAGCCAGCTGagccagctgccccagcactccATCGACCAGG GTGCTGAGGATGTTGTGATGGCATTTTCCAGGTCAGAGACAGAAGACAGAAGACAGTAA